From one Labeo rohita strain BAU-BD-2019 chromosome 8, IGBB_LRoh.1.0, whole genome shotgun sequence genomic stretch:
- the ptk6a gene encoding protein-tyrosine kinase 6 codes for MSKDGRSSCPSIGALCERLFRSSKTEVEQPANTEKLQAQNAPNPPSVSASEPNGEIYMALWPFQARADEELSFQEGEQFQICERQGDWCTALKLDRNGRVTARGFVPQNYLARRKTVKEQPWYFGTLNRFETQNLLLAPENGVGAFLVRHSEKDHIGCVLSVVISDREVQHVKIHQNQNESFYLYQSEKFHSLEMLVEHYKRNILNCGICLTRPCARPEPKTQDLSHQTVDDWELPKEEFTLEEELGKGFFADVYRGKWKGMVSVAIKILKNNESLNHREFLMETQILKKLRHRHLISLFAVCTSSPPFYIITELMEKGNLLNLLRGEEGQNLEPQELIEMASQVADGMAYLEEQKSIHRDLAARNVLVGPNYICKVADFGLARIIKDPFYSSEDKTIPYKWCAPEAISHGRFSNKSDVWSFGVLLYEIFSYGGVPYPALSNQEVYRMITSGYRMPSPPKCPSHIYDIMLMCWKDSADERPYFNELKRLLENSCTRYMELSCSDTSDPAEGIS; via the exons ATGTCCAAGGACGGGCGCTCCTCGTGCCCCAGTATAGGGGCGCTCTGTGAGAGACTTTTCAGGTCGTCTAAGACCGAAGTTGAACAACCAGCGAATACCGAAAAACTCCAGGCACAAAATGCCCCGAATCCGCCCTCTGTATCCGCGTCTGAGCCCAACGGTGAGATCTACATGGCGCTGTGGCCCTTCCAGGCTCGGGCGGACGAGGAACTTTCCTTCCAGGAGGGAGAACAGTTCCAAATCTGCGAGCGTCAGGGTGACTGGTGTACTGCCCTGAAACTGGACAGAAACGGAAGGGTGACGGCCAGGGGATTCGTTCCTCAGAACTACCTAGCGAGAAGGAAGACCGTAAAAGAGCAACC TTGGTATTTTGGGACGCTGAACCGCTTTGAGACCCAGAATTTGCTTTTGGCTCCAGAGAACGGAGTAGGTGCTTTCCTCGTGCGACACAGTGAAAAAGATCACATAGGGTGTGTATTATCAG TGGTAATCAGTGACAGGGAAGTACAACATGTTAAGATCCATCAGAACCAGAATGAAAGTTTCTATTTGTATCAGAGTGAGAAGTTTCACAGCCTGGAGATGCTAGTGGAGCACTACAAGAGGAACATCCTGAACTGTGGTATCTGTCTCACACGGCCCTGTGCACGG CCAGAACCAAAAACACAAGATCTTTCCCACCAAACGGTAGATGACTGGGAGTTACCAAAGGAAGAGTTTACTCTCGAAGAGGAGCTCGGTAAAGGATTCTTTGCTGACGTTTACCGTGGAAAATGGAAAGGGATGGTCAGTGTGGCCATCAAAATCCTCAAAAACAACG AGTCTCTCAATCACAGGGAGTTCCTGATGGAGACTCAAATATTGAAAAAGCTCAGACATAGACACCTCATCTCGCTCTTTGCCGTCTGCACAAGCTCCCCACCCTTCTACATCATCACCGAGCTTATGGAAAAAGGCAACCTGCTCAATTTACTCCGAG GTGAGGAGGGGCAGAACCTGGAACCGCAGGAACTGATAGAAATGGCGAGTCAGGTGGCTGATGGGATGGCGTACCTTGAGGAGCAGAAGAGCATCCACAGAGACCTAGCTGCCCGTAATGTTCTAGTGGGACCTAACTACATCTGTAAAGTGGCCGACTTCGGCCTAGCTCGAATCATCAAG GACCCATTTTACTCATCTGAAGATAAAACAATACCCTATAAGTGGTGTGCTCCTGAAGCCATCAGCCATGGACGGTTCTCCAACAAGTCTGATGTTTGGTCATTTGGAGTCCTTCTATATGAAATCTTCTCATATGGTGGAGTCCCATATCCAG CTCTCTCAAATCAGGAGGTGTACCGTATGATCACCTCAGGGTACAGAATGCCTTCGCCCCCTAAGTGTCCATCGCACATCTATGACATAATGCTGATGTGTTGGAAAGACTCCGCTGATGAAAGGCCATATTTCAATGAACTTAAAAGGCTCCTGGAGAACTCTTGTACTCGATACATGGAGTTGAGCTGCAGTGACACATCAGATCCAGCAGAAGGCATCAGTTAA